GCCCCTGGGTAACAGATCGGGATGCGAGTAAGGAACTCTTCTGGAAAAATTATGACCTGAAGGGTGGGGATAAATTAAATGAACCTGTGGTGTTTGTACAACAACCCCTGGTACGCGCAGACGGCCAGACGCCAAAGATCACCGACCTGGTTGAGCCCATCAGCAGTAATAAAAACCTGCAATTGATGGCGCTTGATCAGGTGCGGTTTGAAAAACGCATACCACTCACCGTTTTAATGGCCTATGATGGCAAAGGGCAGGCCCTTAACCTGACCGATAAAGTTGAGGCCGATGGCAAACTTAACTTGACCGCACCCGCCGGTAACTGGAAGCTATATGCGCTTTTTATGGGTTGGCACGGTAAAATGGTGGAGCGGGCCGCCCCGGGTGGCGAGGGCTATGTGATTGACCATTTTTCGAAACCGGCGCTTGATCATTACCTGGATAAGTTTAACCAGGCATTCAAAGGCCAGGATGTAAGTGCTATCCGCGCGTTTTTTAACGACTCGTACGAGGTTGACGACGCCCGCGGGCAATCAAATTTTACCCCACAGTTTTTTGACGAGTTTATTAAGCGCCGTGGCTACGATCTTCGGGATCATTTACCGGCCTTATTCGGCAGTGGCGACAAAGAGAACGATAACAGGATATTGTGCGATTACCGTGAAACCATATCCGATTTGTTGCTTGATAATTTTACCAAACCCTGGCACGAATGGGGTAAATCAAAAGACGCTTTAATCCGTAATCAATCGCACGGTTCGCCATCCAATATACTGGATCTTTACGCGGCTATTGATATTCCCGAAACCGAGGGGAATGATATCCTGCGATTCAAGTTTGCTACCTCGGCGGCACACGTTACCGGTAAACCGCTGGCTTCATCTGAGTCGGCAACCTGGCTTAATGATCATTTTTTGTCGTCATTAGGCGATGTTAAACAGGCTATTGATAAATATTTTGTAGGTGGTGTTAACCATATTTTTTATCATGGTATCAGCTATTCACCAAAGGATGCCCCCTGGCCAGGTTGGTTGTTTTATGCCGAAGTACATTTTAACCAGACCAATCCATTCTGGAACGACTTTTCGACCCTTAACCAATACATAACCAATTGCCAGTCGTTTTTGCAACAGGGCAAGCCTGATAATGATGTGCTGGTTTATTATCCTTTGTTCGATAGTTTTTCGGAACCAGGCGAAAAAGGTTTACTTAAGCATTATGATGCCATGAAACCCGATTTTAGCGGTACCGGTTTTGAAAACTCAACCCAGGAGATGTTGAAACAGGGCTACACTTTTGATTTTATATCAGATAAGCAGATAATGGAACTGCAAGCCACCGGCGCCCGCATCGCAACTGGTGGAATCAGTTACAAAACCATTTTACTGCCCGATTGCAGGTATATCCCGCTGGAAACATTCGGTAAAATAATGGATATGGCAAAGGCCGGGGCCACTGTGGTGGTGTATAAAAAACTGCCATCAGATGTGCCTGGATATGCCCGCTTAAATGAGCGCGAAAAAGCATTTAAGGATTTACTGGCCGGGTTAAACTTTACACCGGGGGCCAATGGTGTTAAAATAGCTACGATAGGCAAAGGCAGGTTTTTAATTGCCGATGATATAATGCCCCTGCTGGATGCCGCGGGAATAAACAGGGAGCGTATGACCGATGATGGACTTCAATTTGTACGCAGAACCTACAAAAACGGCAACAGCTATTTTATCGCCAATAATAGCGATAAAGCGATTGATGGCTGGGTAAGGTTATCAGTTAGTGCAGCGTCGGTAGTGGTATTTGATCCGATGACCAAAAGTTACGGCCTGGCCAGCAACCGGAAACAAGGCAAAGGCCAAACCGGTGTTTACCTGCAACTACAGCCCGGGCAAAGCTGCATTTTGCAAACGTTACCTTCAAAAGTTAATATCGCAAATTATAAATATTACCAGCTTGCAGGTAAACCGGTAAATGTAAATGGCATATGGGCGCTCACATTTACCCAGGGCGGCCCAACCTTGCCGCGACCAGTAAAAACCGGTGACCTTAAATCATGGACGGCTTTAGGGGGCGATGAATTTAAGGCGTTTTCGGGAACAGGGAGTTATTCAATCACATTCAAAAAACCTGCACAAAATGCGGTAGCCTGGCAGCTGGATTTAGGTAAGGTACATGAAAGTGCCGAAGTTTACCTTAACGGCAAAAAGTTGGCAACGCTGATAGGTGCGCCATATATAATTACCATTTCTTCAGGACAGTTAAGGTTGATCAATCAGTTACAGGTAAAAGTAGCCAACCTGATGGTGAACCGCATTATAGATATGGATAAAAAGAATATCCCCTACAGAATCTTCTATAATACTAATTTTCAGTCACATAGCTCCGGGTCCAAAGGCCAGGATGGGCTTTTTACCGCAATAAACTGGCAGCCAAAGCCATCTGGTTTGGTTGGGCCGGTTACCCTTAGGCCGGTTAAATATTTGCTAATTAAATAGTTATATCATGGTAAAAGCATTAAAATCCCTTTTTATCTTGTTAATTGTAGCTTTCGCAAGCCTGGCGTTTGTTAATCAGCAAAAACCAACATTGTACCTCATCGGAGACTCCACAACCCACAACAGCGATAAGGAAACCTGGGGTTGGGGCAGTATCATTCCAAACTATTTTAACCTGTCGGAGATCAATATCGAGAACCATGCGATGGCCGGCCGCAGCACGCGTACTTTTATAAAAGAGGGCAGGTGGAACAAGGTAGATTCCCTGTTAAAGCCCGGCGATTTTGTGATGATGGTATTCGGCCATAATGAAGGCGGCCAACCCGATACTACAAAAAAAGGATACCGCGGTGTACTAAAAGGTACGGGCGAGGAAACAGCAGAGCTTATCTGGCCCAATGGAGTAAAAGAAACCGTACACACCTACGGCTGGTATTTTCGCAAATTTATAAGGGAAACCAAAGCTAAAGGCGCTACGCCAATGGTTTTGTCGATGATTCCGCGTAATGAGTTTCGTGAGGGTAAAGTGATTCGTGCTGATAATGATTATGGCAAATGGGCGCGGGAAGTAGCGCAGCAGGAGGGGGCTATTTTCATTGATATGAACCGGCTTACCGCTGATAAATATGACCAATGGGGCGCCGATTCGGTAAAAAAATTCTTTCCCGGCGATCATACCCATACCAATAAAGCAGGTGCCACTGTAAATGCCGAATCTGTTGCCGAAGGCATCCGGGCCGATCCGAAGAATCCTTTAAATAAATATCTTAAAAACTAACTGGTAAGCTATTATGAAAAATTTAATGCGTAAAAATGCAGGTTTAAGCTTATTGCTGATAGGCATGATCTTGCTATCGTCTTTTATGCTGATAAAACCTGCTGATAAACCAACCTTTTACCTCATCGGCGATTCAACCGTGAAGAATGGTAAAGGAAAAGGTGATGGCGGTTTGTGGGGATGGGGCAACTATATAGCTCCTTATTTTGATACAACCCGGATATCGGTTGAAAACGATGCACTGGGCGGAAGCAGCAGCCGCACATTTCAAACGCTTGGGCTATGGGATAAGGTACTGGCAAAAGTAAAACCCGGCGACTTTGTAATTATGCAATTTGGCCATAACGACGCCGGTGCATTGGATGACACCGCCCGGGCACGCGGAACCATTAAGGGTATTGGCAACGAGCAGCAGGAAATTTACAACCCGAAAAGGAAAATACAGGAGGTGGTACACACTTACGGCTGGTATATGCGCAAATATATTACCGATATAAAGGCCAAAGGCGCAACGCCAATTATTTGTTCGCCAATACCGCGCAATGTTTGGAAGGATGGCAAATCGGCCGGTCGCAACGATGATAACAGTTACGGGCAATGGGCCAGGGAGTTAGGTGAGCAAACCGGTACTTATTTCGTCGATCTGAATAAAATGATAGCCGATGACTATGATGAAGAGGGTGAGGCAAAAGTAAAATCGGTCTATTTTGGTACCGATGCTACCCACACGCTTGAGCCCGGCGCGCAGCTAAATGCAAAATTTGTAATCCAGGGGATCAGGTCATTCAATAAACTGGTCCTTAATAAATATTTAAAGTAATGCCGCGGTTGTAACCATTGTAGAGACGCATAATTGCGTCTCTCGCAGGATATTCGGGATTTTCAGGGTCGATTTGCATACGGGAGCCGCAATTATGCGTCTCTACATTAAAAATAAAGGGTTTAACCCACAGCTTCTGAGGAAAACTTAAAGAATAAGAAGGAGAGATGAAGAAACTACTGCCTGTATATTTTGCAATTTTTGCCTGTGCCTGGCCGGTTATTATAAAGGCGCAAATCCCAATAAACCGCAAGGCATTGGTGCAAAGGCATAATGTGATCAATAAGGGTACAGATACCTTATCATCACTGTCGGTTGGTAATGGTCGTTTTGCTTTTACGGTTGATGCTACCGGTCTGCAAACTTTCCCCGAACATTATGATAAAGGCATTCCGCTGGGTACACAATCAGAGTGGGGCTGGCATAGCTTCAAAGATACCATGGGTTATAAGTTTGATGAAACATTGAAAACCTATACACTCAACGGTCGTAAAGTTACGTACGCGGTGCAATGGAACCAGCCCGGGCGCAGTAGGGACGCAGCTAACTGGTTCCGCGAAAATGTGCATCGCTTACAACTGGGCAATCTTGGTTTTATACTATTGCATGAGAA
The genomic region above belongs to Mucilaginibacter sp. KACC 22773 and contains:
- a CDS encoding glycosyl hydrolase; the encoded protein is MSVFNKNFKIAAVLVLLISAEEATAQVTWPVITRQTKPWARWWWQGSAVNKKDLAWNMQSYHDAGLGGMEITPIYGVKGHESEFIPYLSPQWVDMLKYTLQEAKRLDMGIDLANATGWPFGGPWVTDRDASKELFWKNYDLKGGDKLNEPVVFVQQPLVRADGQTPKITDLVEPISSNKNLQLMALDQVRFEKRIPLTVLMAYDGKGQALNLTDKVEADGKLNLTAPAGNWKLYALFMGWHGKMVERAAPGGEGYVIDHFSKPALDHYLDKFNQAFKGQDVSAIRAFFNDSYEVDDARGQSNFTPQFFDEFIKRRGYDLRDHLPALFGSGDKENDNRILCDYRETISDLLLDNFTKPWHEWGKSKDALIRNQSHGSPSNILDLYAAIDIPETEGNDILRFKFATSAAHVTGKPLASSESATWLNDHFLSSLGDVKQAIDKYFVGGVNHIFYHGISYSPKDAPWPGWLFYAEVHFNQTNPFWNDFSTLNQYITNCQSFLQQGKPDNDVLVYYPLFDSFSEPGEKGLLKHYDAMKPDFSGTGFENSTQEMLKQGYTFDFISDKQIMELQATGARIATGGISYKTILLPDCRYIPLETFGKIMDMAKAGATVVVYKKLPSDVPGYARLNEREKAFKDLLAGLNFTPGANGVKIATIGKGRFLIADDIMPLLDAAGINRERMTDDGLQFVRRTYKNGNSYFIANNSDKAIDGWVRLSVSAASVVVFDPMTKSYGLASNRKQGKGQTGVYLQLQPGQSCILQTLPSKVNIANYKYYQLAGKPVNVNGIWALTFTQGGPTLPRPVKTGDLKSWTALGGDEFKAFSGTGSYSITFKKPAQNAVAWQLDLGKVHESAEVYLNGKKLATLIGAPYIITISSGQLRLINQLQVKVANLMVNRIIDMDKKNIPYRIFYNTNFQSHSSGSKGQDGLFTAINWQPKPSGLVGPVTLRPVKYLLIK
- a CDS encoding rhamnogalacturonan acetylesterase; the protein is MVKALKSLFILLIVAFASLAFVNQQKPTLYLIGDSTTHNSDKETWGWGSIIPNYFNLSEINIENHAMAGRSTRTFIKEGRWNKVDSLLKPGDFVMMVFGHNEGGQPDTTKKGYRGVLKGTGEETAELIWPNGVKETVHTYGWYFRKFIRETKAKGATPMVLSMIPRNEFREGKVIRADNDYGKWAREVAQQEGAIFIDMNRLTADKYDQWGADSVKKFFPGDHTHTNKAGATVNAESVAEGIRADPKNPLNKYLKN
- a CDS encoding rhamnogalacturonan acetylesterase, with amino-acid sequence MKNLMRKNAGLSLLLIGMILLSSFMLIKPADKPTFYLIGDSTVKNGKGKGDGGLWGWGNYIAPYFDTTRISVENDALGGSSSRTFQTLGLWDKVLAKVKPGDFVIMQFGHNDAGALDDTARARGTIKGIGNEQQEIYNPKRKIQEVVHTYGWYMRKYITDIKAKGATPIICSPIPRNVWKDGKSAGRNDDNSYGQWARELGEQTGTYFVDLNKMIADDYDEEGEAKVKSVYFGTDATHTLEPGAQLNAKFVIQGIRSFNKLVLNKYLK